One Plasmodium cynomolgi strain B DNA, chromosome 12, whole genome shotgun sequence genomic region harbors:
- a CDS encoding protein kinase (putative): protein MSQLFLRRLPPFWGILQLCGGPSRRPSKRPSRKKVPTRNSSIGDSSIGGEPPHDGSAKCRDLLNDKYLLTKKIKDVFRKTRRSSMYHELDVISIPRAALQHEKKGEEICTNCIINADHSLYALRLRNDNFGEGHTKSIYGSNTSDVQIYYDYDYEQKEYMGDIDSNRVKEGGEIGKGREKGKGKFSPWMTWLKGTYKMIDFAKRLFLSHVEKEDTSDLKKDIKRYEPKKLNYTVKEKMGTGAFGEIWYAINMNKESPFKDVVLKKILILQNEEESEASAKREIYFGELLKNCPNVSRFIEFFTEYEKGGNGEGERKYVWLVFANEGYSLANHLFHVDKNKGGMLTPSKLWWSIKKQNIGMLVLRDLMYQILKGVNNAHRMGITHRDLKMENIFVSASTPFTVRIGDWGSAVEYNNDDFLFTPSENEETEGYQPPESLFGHMKGNFNRLPYYDMWGIGIVFLQFVLGTKNPLEVKNKRNAIKLQNFYAKYATPEELKEAIFLQSLSELCLTPWSQSSNQLISLKQEKLPYSSIYQNNSILNTLHYFLSFNLVHLKNHILRNWRNRYLANTYNSLVPFFPNSSPLCADANCLHLYDPGLAPPTSLSGHSGNTSYRNVMGTDLHLREGHTCVDCDIREQMSNAAKMSRAAQLNQMMFQHSRAHALLSPPCDDEEFQRILQERDPSGVGLPNANARNLLRRLLTFDYARRITAEEALNHPWFAEP from the exons atgtcgcAACTCTTTTTAAGAAGgttgccccccttttggggaATATTGCAGTTGTGTGGAGGACCATCCAGAAGACCATCCAAAAGACCATCCAGAAAAAAAGTTCCCACCCGCA ATTCCTCCATTGGAGATTCCTCCATTGGAGGAGAACCCCCCCACGATGGATCCGCCAAGTGCCGAGACCTCCTGAACGACAAGTACCTGCTGACGAAGAAGATAAAGGACGTGTTCCGAAAAACGAGAAGGAGCAGCATGTACCACGAACTGGATGTAATCTCCATACCTCGTGCGGCACTGCAGCATGAAaagaaaggagaagaaatcTGTACAAATTGCATTATAAATGCCGATCACTCTCTATACGCGTTGAGGTTAAGAAATGATAACTTTGGGGAAGGACACACAAAATCGATTTACGGATCCAACACATCAGATGTGCAGATTTACTATGACTATGATTATGAGCAGAAGGAGTACATGGGAGATATTGACTCCAATAGGGTGAAGGAGGGAGGTGAAATTGGAAAAGGCAGAGAGAAGGGTAAAGGGAAGTTCTCCCCATGGATGACTTGGCTAAAGGGAACATACAAAATGATCGATTTTGCAAAGAGGTTATTTCTCAGTCATGTAGAGAAAGAGGACACCTCCGACTTGAAGAAAGACATAAAACGATACGAGCCGAAGAAGCTAAACTATAcggtgaaggaaaaaatgggaactgGTGCATTTGGAGAAATTTGGTACgcaataaatatgaataaggAATCTCCATTCAAAGATgttgtcttaaaaaaaattcttatacTTCAGAATGAAGAAGAATCGGAAGCTAGTGCAAAGAGAGAGATATATTTTGGAGAGCTGCTAAAAAATTGCCCCAATGTAAGTCGCTTTATTGAATTCTTTACAGAATatgaaaagggaggaaatggAGAAGGGGAACGGAAGTATGTATGGCTGGTTTTTGCAAATGAAGGATACTCGTTGGCTAATCATTTATTCCATGTAGACAAAAATAAGGGAGGGATGTTAACCCCAAGTAAGTTATGGTGGAGcataaagaagcaaaatattGGCATGCTAGTACTGAGAGATTTAATGTaccaaattttaaaaggagTTAACAATGCACATAGGATGGGAATCACACATAGggatttaaaaatggaaaatatattcgTTTCGGCAAGTACCCCTTTCACTGTTCGTATTGGTGACTGGGGTAGTGCAGTAGAGTATAATAATGATgactttttatttactccttcagaaaatgaagagacaGAAGGGTACCAACCACCCGAATCTCTATTTGGACATATGAAAGGAAATTTTAATCGTTTGCCATATTACGATATGTGGGGAATAGGAATCGTATTTCTGCAGTTCGTCTTGGGCACGAAAAATCCGCTagaggtgaaaaataaaaggaatgCAATAAAGCTGCAGAATTTCTACGCTAAGTATGCAACCCCGGAGGAATTAAAAGAGgcaatatttttgcaaagtcTCTCCGAGTTGTGTTTAACACCCTGGAGTCAGTCTTCCAACCAATTGATTTCCCTCAAACAGGAAAAACTACCCTATTCGTCCATTTATCAAAACAACAGTATTTTGAATACACTGCattattttctctccttcaATTTGGTTCATTTGAAGAACCACATATTGCGCAACTGGAGGAATAGGTACCTTGCCAACACGTACAACTCTCTCGTGCCCTTCTTCCCTAATTCCTCTCCCCTTTGTGCAGATGCCAATTGTCTACACTTGTATGACCCCGGCTTGGCACCCCCTACCAGTTTGAGTGGCCACTCGGGGAATACTTCCTACAGAAATGTCATGGGCACAGATTTGCACCTCCGCGAGGGGCACACGTGTGTGGACTGCGACATTCGCGAGCAGATGAGTAACGCGGCGAAGATGAGCAGAGCGGCGCAGCTGAACCAAATGATGTTCCAACACTCGCGCGCGCACGCGCTGCTTTCCCCGCCCTGCGACGACGAGGAGTTTCAGCGGATCCTGCAGGAGAGAGACCCTTCGGGCGTGGGGCTCCCTAACGCCAACGCGAGAAACCTGCTGCGGCGCCTGCTCACCTTTGATTACGCCAGGCGGATTACCGCCGAGGAGGCCCTCAACCACCCCTGGTTCGCCGAGCCCTAG
- a CDS encoding hypothetical protein (putative) encodes LVQEDEEEAREDSEFLSDDLEEAAQNFSEAQDKGEGETEEDETNVRKYQAEVINAMSQDTLYKKFDAGELEKIEQAMEDSDETCPQDFSLPCPLHFFRTSSGCVPLGSYEGPCRKVQDKLVHLYDHQKESWGEICDATWPCLPKTCPYGTDYDALCPINWTDIGKGTCARVDASASANTNATSEGSINFSNLSIEEKKKMEEKYGIRWRCKSVTFETNFDDMCPLSWQQIGEHKCKAPTDYDGPCPKIANLKKYKSEEGKRSIENVCLVNWPYTVTVNQYQRDYSAPCPM; translated from the exons CTCGTTcaggaggatgaagaagaggCGAGAGAAGACAGTGAGTTTTTGTCCGATGATTTGGAAGAAGCGGCTCAGAATTTTTCGGAAGCACAGGATAAG GGGGAAGGCGAAACCGAAGAGGATGAAACGAATGTGAGGAAGTACCAGGCGGAGGTCATCAACGCGATGAGTCAGGACACGCTTTACAAAAAGTTTGATGCGGGagagttggaaaaaattgagcag GCGATGGAGGATTCGGACGAA ACATGTCCCCAAGATTTTTCGCTTCCCTGCCCGCTTCACTTCTTCCGAACGAGTTCCGGATGCGTCCCACTGGGTTCATATGAAGGGCCATGTCGCAAG GTGCAAGACAAGCTGGTTCACTTGTATGACCACCAGAAGGAGAGCTGGGGCGAGATTTGTGACGCCACCTGGCCCTGCCTACCCAAGACGTGCCCCTATGGAACGGACTACGATGCGCTGTGTCCCATAAACTGGACTGACATAGGAAAAGGAACCTGCGCACGTGTAGATGCAAGTGCAAGCGCGAATACAAATGCCACGAGTGAGGGAAGCATAAACTTCTCCAATTTATCCAtcgaggagaagaaaaaaatggaagaaaagtACGGCATCAGGTGGAGGTGCAAATCTGTCACGTTCGAAACGAACTTCGATGATATGTGCCCCCTCAGTTGGCAACAAATTGGAGAACACAAATGCAAAGCACCAACTGATTATGACGGACCCTGTCCAAAAATCgctaatttgaaaaagtacaaatctgaggaaggaaaaagaagcatcGAAAATGTCTGCCTTGTCAATTGGCCCTACACCGTTACGGTAAACCAGTACCAACGGGATTACTCCGCCCCGTGCCCCATGTAA
- a CDS encoding hypothetical protein (putative), producing the protein MERQGDVAHACVKEQDQMPPKKKYSNLVKINKKEMEGPENKNDLLLEKKEERTGLELFPVMVQETPSLELKKLRENICNFEDGGDDVMMGLYMNKTPCKRYDDDDLICESTKYVKTYSTKKRVYTPRKVNKGNLFQFENEESGGVSMFSTPKRKYTNKRKINEMLKDLHGGQAANRSVTKRKKKKVHRSKYAANGVDAANGEDAANRGDAANRGDAANWVDAPAASDKWRMQESNMQELPEYIKNEYISYLCSPLKRSERLIKSRINKMLNENAEQEKQANSEGTERDMNSNNTTSHTSSYSGLSKSEYIHCDFEPEEEEKCWDDYYTQGSDKIRPFTGITTELAVDMITELLRSKIRKIVIDEKEYLSPITENDTIMEIGHGNHPLAVQMHEKWGTAGRYIGVEFSGLASREALKCEKLKKLFLMRKVEFVKILSMRYFKGDYLNGLVVQSNISPCNTKADFVKMNSFKYIFAKSTLDYITCRMDNIGNSCDWEEDLQISPSVVDMFDSLADSLQNCKNNSNRCNSCIIFVEPSNSSKFRDHILTIFKVIYTATFKYSSAAKFLRLSKITNNPKACGYMIEKRNEVYRDFEEIRQEFLKLIIKASVTKNVDEVDWYLPSEAPKKWVSSNPADIEYLVKLDRHSF; encoded by the exons ATGGAAAGACAGGGCGACGTAGCGCACGCGTGCGTAAAGGAGCAAGACCAAatgccccccaaaaaaaagtacagcaATTTAGTTaagataaacaaaaaggaaatggaaGGAcccgaaaataaaaatgacttGCTCttagagaaaaaggaagagaggACAGGTCTGGAGTTATTCCCAGTGATGGTACAGGAAACTCCTTCCCTTGAGTTGAAGAAGCTCCGAGAGAATATCTGTAACTTCGAAGATGGAGGAGACGACGTTATGATGGGTCTATACATGAATAAAACGCCATGCAAAAGATATGACGATGATGACCTGATCTGTGAGAGCACCAAGTATGTAAAAACGTATAGCACCAAGAAGAGAGTCTACACACCTAGAAAAGTCAACAAGGGGAATTTGTTCCAGTTTGAAAATGAGGAGAGTGGAGGAGTATCCATGTTTAGCACCCCTAAAAGGAAGTATACAAATAAGAGGAAGATTAATGAAATGCTGAAAGATCTACATGGAGGTCAAGCGGCCAACAGGAGTGTgacaaagagaaaaaaaaaaaaagtccat AGAAGCAAGTATGCCGCGAACGGGGTGGACGCCGCAAACGGGGAGGACGCCGCAAACCGGGGGGACGCCGCAAACCGGGGGGACGCTGCAAACTGGGTGGACGCCCCCGCTGCGTCAGATAAGTGGCGAATGCAGGAGTCGAACATGCAGGAGCTGCCCGAGTACATAAAGAACGAGTATATTTCATACCTATGCAGCCCGTTGAAGAGAAGCGAGCGACTGATTAAGTCGaggataaataaaatgctaAACGAAAACGCAGAGCAGGAGAAGCAAGCGAACTCGGAAGGAACAGAAAGAGACATGAACAGCAATAACACCACGAGTCACACATCCAGCTATTCGGGATTATCAAAGAGTGAATACATCCACTGTGACTTTGaaccagaagaagaagaaaaatgttgGGATGATTACTACACACAAGGAAGTGATAAAATAAGACCCTTCACAGGAATAACAACAGAGCTAGCTGTCGATATGATCACAGAATTGCTGAGAtcaaaaattagaaaaattgttattgaCGAGAAGGAGTATTTGTCTCCAATTACAGAAAATGACACCATTATGGAAATAGGACATGGGAATCATCCACTTGCTGTACAGATGcatgaaaaatggggaacagCTGGAAGGTACATAGGAGTAGAGTTCAGTGGATTGGCTAGCAGAGAAGCtctaaaatgtgaaaaattgaaaaaattgtttttaatgAGAAAGGTAGAATTCGTAAAGATATTAAGCATGAGATATTTTAAAGGAGATTATTTAAATGGTCTTGTAGTACAGTCCAATATTTCTCCATGTAATACCAAAGCagattttgtaaaaatgaatagctTTAAGTATATCTTTGCAAAGAGTACCTTAGATTATATTACTTGCCGAATGGATAACATAGGAAATAGTTGTGATTGGGAAGAGGATCTACAGATATCTCCTTCTGTCGTTGATATGTTTGACAGTTTGGCAGACTCATTGcagaattgtaaaaataatagcaacAGATGTAACTCCTGTATCATTTTTGTAGAACCCAGTAATTCCTCCAAATTCCGGGATCATATTTTGACCATATTTAAGGTCATTTATACAGCTACGTTTAAGTACAGCAGTGCGGCTAAATTTCTGCGTCTCAGCAAAATAACGAATAATCCAAAAGCTTGTGGGTATATGATTGAGAAGAGGAACGAGGTGTATCGGGACTTTGAGGAAATCAGACAGGAGTTCCTTAAACTCATCATTAAGGCATCTGTCACGAAGAATGTGGACGAGGTCGATTGGTACCTGCCTAGTGAGGCTCCTAAGAAGTGGGTCAGCAGCAACCCCGCGGATATTGAGTACCTCGTCAAGCTGGATCGCCACAGCTTTTGA